The following nucleotide sequence is from Pseudarthrobacter psychrotolerans.
ACTGGACTGCGCCGCACTCGCCTGCCTCCGGACGCTCACGACGCCGCCAACGGCTTGCCCTGGTGACCCAAGCCCCAATACACGCGGGAACGTTCCAGAATCTCCGAATAGCGGTCGTCCGAGTACTGCCTGCGGATCCCGCGTGCTGACAAAAACTCTTCCAACCTGCGCCGCTGGACCGACTCCACCTTCCTCAGTCGGTCAGCCTCCCCCATGTCGATGCCAATCCGGCCATTTGGCAGGTTCACTGTGAAGGCGGCGAACACATCGGGGGCCGCGCAGTCCATCAGGTCCAGCGGGATAACCTCGCCAGACGTCACCAGTTCCCGCCGAGCCAACCTACGCGCCGTCATGAGCCAATCGCCCATCCAAGCGCCGCCATGGCCTTAGGCGTCAAACCAAGGGCCTCGGCCGCATACCGGCATTCCTGTGCCACCCAAGCCGATCCGGTTTCGGCAAACAGCTTGCTTTCATAGGACACCAGCAGCGCCACGGTGCCCTTCACCGTTTCATCCCACTGCGTAGCCTGCGGAGACTCCCACAACTCCGACCAGCGAGCCCTGTCCACCGCCGTCCACTCGCGTCCGGCCGGCATGTCAGGGACAGGCAAGGTGCAGCCTGTCGCCGGAAGCATCACCAGCGCCGAACGCTGCGCCGCCTCAGGTGGACGGCGGTGAGCTCTCGAATTTGGCTTCGAAAAATTCTTTGGTGCAGCCACAACGGATCCTTTCAACTAAGCCCGATTGAGGTTCATTGGTACGGAAAAACTCTTTTCATCTACCCGGCGCGTCCAAATGGTGGACATCGTCACCGGGTCGCCCCCCTACCCTTCGAAGGTCGTGGCGCGGGGTGGCGGCTGGCCGCTTGCTTGGTGCCATGTGCCAGCCGCTTCCCGTCATCGTGTTGCTGTCGTGTGTGTTGCTGCGTGTGCGCCTGCCGTGTTGACGAGAGCGTGCAGTACGACGTGCGGCTCTTGCCATCCGCAGCCGGTGCACTGTGCGATGTACTGCACCGAGCTGGTCCACTCAGCAAACGATTCGCGTACCTCACTGAGTATTACCTCGCTGCCGTCGTTGCCTTTGATGACTGCTACCTGTGCCATCAGTCGTCTGCCAGTGCGTCGAGGGCGGTGGTGAGTTGTGCGTTGGCTGTGTCGCGGGCTGCGAGTAGGTCCACCAGCTTGACGTTCTCTGCCCTGAGTTGTGCGGCCAGGTCCTGCTCTGGTCCTGCAAGGGTGGTGACCACGGCCTGAGCCGTAGCCTTGCCGATCACCACGCCGTTGTTGTCGGCCGCTTGCATGCCGGCGTTGATCCTGGCGATGGTGGTCAAGATGTTGTCCATGGTTCTACTCCTGTGCTTCGAGGTCGCGGGGGTCGATGATCTGGGCCTTGAGGTTGGTTACGAGGTCGTCAAGGTCTACGGTCAGCCGGTCTGGCCGGTCGCCGTTGCGGGAAAGGGTGACCAGCTCTTGCAGTGGGAAGGGTGCGACGGGCTGGAAGCCGTAGCCGTAAAGCCAGGCGCGGAGCTGGTCGAGCTGGTCGTAATCGGTGTAGGCCGCGTGGAAGGCGTCCAGGGCGGCGAGGGCGGCGGTTGCACTCTTGCGTGCCTTGGCTGAGAGTGCCGGATCTTCGTAGGCTTTTTCCCGCTTTTCCCTGAACTCGGTGGTTGCTGCTTCGACTGCTGCGTTCAGCCCGTCGAGTTCATGCTGGGCTGCGGCGGTGTCCGTGGCGAGTTGCTGCTGTGCCGCGACCACAACGACGCCGATCTTCCCGGCGCGGATCTGTCGGCCGTGCTCCGTCCGGTCTGCTGCCTTGGCGGCCTCGAGGGTGACCTCATCTTGCAGTTCGTTCAGGGTGTTGTACGCGGCACGCTGACGTGCAGCAAGTCCCGGACTTCCTGAATGACCTTCACGAGGTCAGCCGGGAGCTGGTCGAGGGGAGGAACGCCGTGGTAAGCGTCGGTGGGGTTTGAGTTGGTGCGGCGTGTGCGCGTCATTTGGATTCTTCTTTCTGAGTACGGCGGTCTGAGTTGGTGGTGCTGGTCGTGCTGCTGGCGGCGAGTTCGCGGGCGCGTCTCTTTTTGACGCCAGGATCGTGGGCTTGCTTTGCCATTAGTTGGTCTCCTTTGAGGTGGTGGCGCTGTCTACCCTGTCGGCCATGTCGTGCAGCCGGTCAGCCAGGGCGCGGGCCTCATCTGGTGTCAGGTGGGCTTGCATGGCGTCGCGCCGGAATAGTCCGATGCCGGGAATGCGGATCTGGTCCCGCGCCTTCCAGGTGACGGGCTTTGCCAGCAGCCAAGGGCGCTTGATGGGTGCTTTCGGCGTGGTCATGAGCAGGGCTCCATTCCTTCTGGCTCGTAAGCGGCTCTGAGGACCGCCAGTTGGGACGCGGCGACTAGATACTTGTCCCGCCATGCGCGGGCGTCCTGGTGCTCTTGCTGGGCCTTGCCGCGGAACCTGTCCGCAAGCTCGATGTACTCGGATTTTGAGAGCTTCATAACGGCAACAGACGGCGTGGTGTTGGTCATGACGCCTCCCGTATAGCCGTGTAACTTCCGTAACTACTGATACTTTCGCCGGGGCCCTCTAGCGGGATAGTTACACTTGTTTCAGTAGTTACAGGGGTATAGAGGCCACGCTTCGGGTTGGCGATGCGCCCGGATTCGTAGGCCCTCCTGAGGTACAGCCGGACCTTGCCGTCCTCCCAATGCAGGAGCGTGGCGACGTCCTTAGGCTTCATCCCTTCGGGGTACTTGTTCACCAGTGTGACTATCTCCGCCATGTCGTCCCCCACGCCTTCGGTTGCTGCCCTGTTGCGCATCGCTTCGGCTGCTTCCCGGAGGCTGGAGCCGTCGAGCTTCCAGATTCCATCGGTCAGGTTGAGCGAATACTGCCCCTCCTTAGCGTCGCGGGACGTGACGTGAAGGGTCGAGCTTTCGGTTTGGCGGTCCCTCTGAATCAGAAGGATGCTGTCAGCGGCGCCGGCCAATCCCTGCGTACCTGAAACGCTGTCGAGGAAGTCTGACTTCTCGCCCTTGTTGGTGTGGTGCACGACGATCAGTGACGAACCGGGATGCCTGTCCACCAGATCCTTGAGCGCGGACATCTGGCTGTAATCGTTGCCGTAAGCGTCGTTGCCGCCGTAGGTGCCCCGGACCTTGCCTAAGGTGTCCAGGATGACCAGCGGCTTGTGTTCCGCGTTGCGCTCCAGGAAGGTGGCGATCGTGGGGATCGGTCCCGCGGGTACGTCAGTCATGAAGAACAGACCACGGGGCCCGGTCGTGACTCCGATAGTGCGGAGCCTGGATTGGAGGCGCCTCGCCCCGTCCTCCAGCGCTAGATAGAGAACCGGGCGGCGGTCCACCGGGATAGAGCCAAAGGCGCAGTCTCCGGTAGCCGCGGCCACTCCGAGGCCCAGGACCATCCATGACTTGCCAATCTTCGGCGGTGCCACCAGAAGCGTGAGACCTTCGGGAATGACGCCGGGAACGACGTATTCAACAGCGGGGAGAATCTGTTTGGTGAGCCAGTCGGCGGCGAATACTCCGTCGAGCGGGTCGGGGGCGGTTGCATCAACATAGGTCATTCGGCGGCATCCAGCTCTAGGAGGTATGCGGGGTCGTGGGCGGCGAGCCAGTTCCTGAATTCCCAGCGTTGGTAGGTGGCTACGCTGATCATTGGTCCGGCCTATTCGCCTTCAGTGACGCCGGCAGTCTGCGCGGCCTGGATTAGTGCCGTGCCGAGCTGAAGGGCCTCAGTGGGTGTCAGGTCCCGGTAATCCACCGTCCACACGTCGATGCAGTGGCCTGTGTCGAACTTCCAGCCGGGCGTGAGGATCCAACTGCGGTTCATGGTTTCGGTCCCGATCCAGCGGCCTGATTTCGCAGACTCAAGGGTGTATCCAGTGGGCGGCATCGGGCAGGGGCCAAACTGCGCTTCGAGCTCCGCCAGCATTGCCGACGCGTCCAAGTCCTTATTTGCAGCCATTTCGCCGAGCTCTCGCACAGTGGCGGGCCAGTTGGTAGTCTTGTTCACAGGAACTCCTTCTTAGAGGTTGGATTCTTCGGCCGTGACGGACTTTGGCGAGGCGTCACGGTCTTTTTCTGTCTTCAGGGCAACCTTGCACGCCTTGGCCGGGGTGACTCCCTCGGCCCGGTGCGGGTTCTTCGCTCTCACGGCTGCGTCATTCAGCGGGCCGGTGTGGGACGTACCGCGCCAATAACCGGACTCCCACGCAGCGGCCATGTCGGCCTCGGTGTAGGTGCGGCCGCTCATGCCGACTTCGCGCCCTCTTCGAATGCGGTGTTGATCCAGTCGATGACATCCTGTTCCCGGTACATGACGCGGCCGCCAAGCTTGGCGCATCGGGGGCCGGTCCCGTTGTGGCGCATCCAGCGGATTTGTGCCGGCGACTTGCGCAGCATCTCCGCGACCTCATCCAGCGTGAGTAGTTTCATGGCTTTCACTGTTTCCATCGATTGTCTCCAGAAGAGTAAGAACTTTATTGCTGACAGGTATAAGTGTTGCTGGCGTTGCATGTTCTTGTCAAGCGTAGGATGATTACTCCTGTGGAGAATATTGAAGAAAAACTTGGCGCCGTAGTTCGCTCCCTTCGACAGGCCGCTGGCATGACGCAAGAACAGCTAGCCCAGGCGTTGACGGGTGAGGGTTGGGCTGCGCGCCAAAACACGATTGCCAAACTCGAAAACGGGTTGCGTCCGACGACTGTCGCTGAGCTGTATGTGATCGCAAGGGTTTTCAATGTCGAAGCTCGGGACATATATGCCCTTACGGATCCCCCAGAAGTCGAGGATGAAGATGGGGCGGCAAAGTTCGCCTTGAGACAAGGCTTGGCAATGAAGCGGGCGCAGCTCAAAACGGACCGTAGTCAGATCGCCGCGCTGGATGCAGAAATGAACTATCTCCGGGCGGCGGTCATGGAACTCGAGAGAGACATTAGGGACTTGGAGGAACAGCTTGGCGAGCATTCAGAAGAGGCCTGATGGCCGGTGGCGTGCCCGGTACCGTGACGACGCGGGTAAGGAACATGCTAGGCACTTCACGCGTCAGAATGATGCCAAGGCGTGGCTCGATGAGGTTACGGCGTCGGTGGTCACGGGGACTTATGTGGATCCGAAGACGGCGCTGACCACTGTTCAGGAGTGGTCGGTGATCTGGCTGAAGGGCTACGAGAACAACCGGCCGTCAACTGTCCGCCAGGCGAAAACGCACCTAAAGCGGATCAACGCGGCGTTCGGGCACCGTGCGCTGAAGAGTGTGCGGCCGTCTGAGGTCAAGGCGTGGACGGCGAAGCTCAGTGATGAAGGTCTGGCTGATTCAACGATCTACGCCCTGCATTCGCGACTGGGCCAGCTCTACAGTGACGCCGTGCATGACGGGCTGCTGCCGAAGTCTCCGCTGAGCAGGCGCACGGCGCCGAAGGCGGGGGAGCAGCGGCCTTATGTTGCCACCACGAAACAAGTCTGGGCATTGCATGACGCTATGCCGGACGGTCTTCAGCCGGCAGTGTTGCTGGCGGCGTTCGCTGGGCTCCGTGTTGCTGAGGCCGTGGCGCTGCGGGTTTCTGACGTGGATTTCATGCGCGGAATCATTGCGCCCGCCATCCAGTATCCGGGCGTTGAGCTGAAGACCAAGGAATCCAGGACGCCTATCCCGATTCCTCAGAATCTTTGCCTTGAACTGTCGGTGAATCACACGCGCTGGGGGAGTGAAACGCTCGTCACTAACGCATGGGGACGGGCCATCTCGCCCCACCGGCTGGAACACTACTTCCGGGAAGCGCGGGCCACGGTCAAAGATCTCCCTGAAGGGTTCAGGTTCCACGACCTGCGGCACTACTTCGCCTCGTTGCTTATCGCCCAGGGCCTTGACGTGAAGGTGGTTCAGAAGAGCCTCAGGCACTCGTCAGCGAAGACGACGCTGGACACCTATGGGCATATGTGGCCGGACAAGGAAGAGTCGGCGCGGGCGGCGGTGGCCGGCGTACTGCGGGAGCGGCTGAGCCTGCGGACTGAGCAGCACGGCTGAGCCAGTCCGGACGCAACAAAAGGCCGGCCCTAGGTGGTGAAACCTGGGACCGGCCTTTGCTGTATCTAGATTCTTGCGGACTGTGTGCGGACTATGCCCGCTCTAGCCGCATGATGTAGCTAGACGCCGTAGTAGAGCTCGAACTCGTACGGGTTCGGGCGCAGGGACAGCGGGCGGATCTCGTACTCGTACTTGTACTCGATCCAGGTGTCGATCAGGTCCTGGGTGAACACGCCACCGGCCTGCAGGAACTCGTTGTCCTCGGCCAGGGCATCCAGTGCCTCTTCCAGCGAGCCCGGAGCCTTCGGGATGTCCTTGGCTTCCTCGGCGGGCAGCTCGTAGAGGTCCTTGTCGATCGGAGCCGGCGGTTCGATGCGGTTGCGGATGCCGTCAATGCCGGCCATCAGCTGGGCAGCGAATGCCAGGTACGGGTTGGACGAGGGGTCCGGAGCGCGGAACTCGATGCGCTTGGCCTTGGGGTTGGAGCCCGTGATGGGGATACGGATACCGGCGGAGCGGTTGCCCTGCGAGTACACCATGTTGACCGGAGCTTCGAAGCCCTTGACCAGGCGGCGGTAGGAGTTCACCGTCGGGTTGGTGAAGGCGAGGACGGCCGAGGAGTGCTTCAGCAGGCCGCCGATGTACCAGCGGGCCATGTCGGACAGGCCGGCGTAGCCCTTTTCGTCGTAGAACAACGGCTCGCCGTTGGTCCACAGCGACTGGTGGCAGTGCATGCCCGAACCGTTGTCGCCGAAGACCGGCTTCGGCATAAAGGTCACGGACTTGCCCCAGGCGTCGGCCGTGTTCTTGACGACGTACTTGAACTTTTGCAGGTCGTCTGCCGCGTGCGTCAGGGTGGTGAACTTGTAGTTGATCTCAGCCTGGCCGGCGGAGCCTACCTCGTGGTGGCTGCGCTCGACCTCGAGGCCTGCCTCATCCAGGGCGATGCACATGGCATCGCGGAGGTCTGCCTGCTTGTCTGTGGGGGAAACGGGGAAGTAGCCGCCCTTGATGGGGGTCTTGTAACCGAGGTTTCCGCCTTCTTCTTCGCGGCCGGTGTTCCAGTGTGCTTCTTCGGAGTCGATCTTGTAGAAGCTGCCCTCGGGGGAGGACTGGTACTGGACGTTGTCGAAGACGAAGAATTCGGCTTCCGGCGCGAAGAATGCGGTGTCGGCGATGCCGGTGGAGGCGAGGTAGGCCTCAGCCTTCTCGGCCACGCCGCGGGGGTCGCGGTGGTACGGGTCTCCGGTGCGGGGGTTCACGATGGAGAAGTTCAGCGCAAGGGTCTTCTCCATGCGGAAGGTGTCCAGGAATGCGGTGGTGACGTCCGGGATCAGCTGCATGTCGGATTCGGCGATGCCCTGGAAGCCGCGGATGGAGGAACCGTCGAAGAGCTGGCCGTTGATGAAGAAGTCCGCGTCGACGCTCTTTGCCGGCACGTTGAAGTGCTGCTGCACACCCGGGAGATCGGTGAAGCGGATATCGACGAATTTAATATCTTCGTCCTTGATGAACTTGAGGACTTCGTCCGCAGTCTTGAACATCTATGCTCCTTACGCATATGTAATATCTGGCTGGCAAGCCAACTGATCCAGCGCAAACCGAAGGGCAGGGAAACCTGGTTTCCCTGCTTGGGAGGTATTGCTTGAAACTGCTATCAGCCTATGGACACGTCATTTCCCGTCAGTGTCCACATTGTTTCGGGCAGGTTACAGAATTGTCCTGAACAGGTAACGCTATCCGGTGTCCACAGTGTGGTCCAACGGTTTCCACTCTGTGGTCGGTGGTGAGTCGGTAAGCTTGGACGGTGGTAGATCGCAATGACATTGGTTCCTGGCTCAGCGGACCGGACACGTCCGGCATCTCAAAGTACCCGGGGGAGCGCCTGGGATTGCCGGAATCCGGTTCCGGCTCAATCGCCCGGGCGGGCAGGCGCATCCTTGCCATCGTCCTTGACTGGGGGATTGCCCTGCTGATCAGCAATTTCGCCTTTGGCGGTGACTCCTGGGCCACGTTGGCGGTTTTCGCGGCGGAACAGATGCTCCTCGTGGGCACGCTCGGCTACAGCATTGGCCATCGCGTGGCAGGGATCCATGTGTTGCGCCTGGGCGGCGGCCCTGCGGGTCCGATGGCTGCCGTGGTGCGGTCATTACTGTTGTGCCTCGTGATTCCCGCGGTAATTTTTGATCCGGACCAACGGGGTCTGCACGACAAGGCGATGAATACCATCCTCGTGCGGCGCTAGCAGTAATCGGCGCCAGCAGTACCCAGGCACGCGGCGGCGCCGGCCGTAGGCCGGCACCTGACGGCGCGGGGCTAGACTCCCGCCGTTTCCTTTGCCGCGGCGGGAACGGCCGTGCGGGGCGTCAGGTAGCCGCGCTTTCCGGCCCAGCGTTCGAACGCGACCGTGGCGAACGGGAAAACCGCAGACAGTCCCGCGAACAGGGCAACCACGAAGGGCCACCGCTGGAGCCGCCACAGGGCGAGGGCGGCGATGCCGTAACCCACAAACAGCGCACCATGGATAGGCCCGGCGATCTCCACGCCCAGTTCAGTGGTCTTGGCGATCCACTTGAAGTACATGCCAGCCAGGAGCGCAGCCCAGCTGAAGCCTTCGGCAACCGCCAGGATGCGGAAGGCTCGGATAAGAAGGGTTCTCACGGGAATCGTCATGTGGCTGCTTCCAATCAATGCGGCCGCCTGGTTGGCCGGCGTCCGGCAGACAAAAACCGCCCTGGTTCCGGCAAAGCCGGAACCAGGGCGGTTTAAGAGTCCTAGCGTCCGCGGTTGGGACGCGCTTTGTAAGGGTCGATTCCCTTGGGAATCGGAAGGCGGTTGCCCAGCGAGGAAATGCGCTTGGACACCGCATTCACCTCAATCTTGGTCAGCTCGTTCTTGAGCTTGCCCATCTTCTTGGCTACCTGGCTGATGGGGACCTGGCCCTCGCCGCGGCCACTTTCGATCAGGTGGACCGTGACGTTGGGGAGGATGCGCGCAAGGCGCTTACGCTCCGCGTCGAGCATCGGCTTGACGCGGACGGTGGGGCCTTCGCTGACAAGGACAACGCCGGGACGGCCGACGGCGCGGAACACGGCGTCCTGGGTGCGCGGGTTAACGGCGACCGGCTGGTCTTCGGTGATCCAGCCGCGCTTAAGCGTGCCAAGCGCCGCGCCTGAGGCTCCGGGCTGGTTCTCGATCTGGGCGAATGCAGCGCGTTCGGCACGCCGGGAGAGGATCAGGGTGGCGCCGAGGAGGCCCAGCGGAATACCGATGAGCAGGCCGGTGATCCAGTTGTCCAGCCAAAAACCCACCAGGAAGCTGACAGCCACAACACCCAGGAACACCAGCAGCATCAGCCACGGGACCATGGGATCATGGCGGCGGGTCATGTTGAAGACCTCGCCGATCTGCTTGAGCCGGCTGGGCTTCTTGACCTTTGCTTCTTTTGGCTTGCGCGAGAAGAGGCCACGCTTCGGGGCGTCGGAGGCCGCCGGAGTGCTGTTACTGGAATCAGGGGAGTTCGCCATAGTTCCTCAATTCTACGTGATTTATGCCTGAGGGCCGGACGCCGGAGAATGTCCGGTGCCGGCCCTCAGGGATATCAAACTACGGCTCAGGAATGGGCGGCGAGCAGTGAGCTGGCTTCCTGGCGGGTGCTGCCGGAGGATTCGATGTGGGCGAGGTGGGCGGGGATTTCCCAGCCCTTCTTGCGCATCGCGGTGGCCCAGAGCCGGCCGGCCCGGTAGGAGGAGCGGACCAGCGGCCCGCTCATGACCCCGAGGAACCCGATCTCCTTGGCCTCGTCCTGGAGGTCCACGAATTCCTGCGGCTTGACCCAGCGGTCCACCGGCAGGTGCCGCTCGGAGGGGCGCAGGTACTGGGTGATGGTGATCAGGTCACAGCCGGCCTCGTGCAGGTCCCGCAGGGCCTCGGAGATCTCCTCACGGGTCTCGCCCATGCCCAGGATCAGGTTGGACTTGGTCACCATGCCCAGGTTCCGGCCCTGGGTGATGACATCCAGGGACCGGTCATACCGGAACGCCGGCCGGATCCGCTTGAAAATCCGGGGCACGGTCTCGACGTTGTGCGCGAAGACCTCCGGCTTGGAATCGCAGATCGCCTCGATGTGCTCGGGCTTGCCGGAGAAATCAGGGATCAACAGTTCGACGCCGGTGCCCGGGTTCAGCTCGTGGATCTTCCTTACCGTCTCGGCGTACAGCCACACACCCTCATCCGCCAGGTCATCACGGGCAACACCGGTCACCGTGGCGTAGCGCAGCTGCATGGCCAAAACCGACCGGGCCACCTTCGTGGGCTCGAACATGTCCACCGGGGACGGCTTGCCCGTATCGATCTGGCAGAAATCACAGCGCCTCGTGCATTCGGACCCGCCGATCAGGAACGTGGCTTCCTTGTCTTCCCAGCACTCAAAAATGTTCGGGCAGCCGGCCTCCTCACACACCGTGTGCAGGCCTTCCTTCTTAACCAGGTTCTTGAGCTGGACATACTCCGGACCCATCTGGACCTTCGCCTTGATCCACTCCGGCTTCCGCTCCACAGGTACTGCAGAGTTACGCTGCTCAACGCGCAGCAGCTTCCGGCCTTCTGGTGCCAGTGTCACAGGAGTGCTCCCTCGGGGCTTGAAACGAGTGCTTGTTCGTGCTTGCGAAATTCTTCCACGAACCGGTCCGCGATATCGCTCGGGGCGATGTTCCTGCCGGTTTCGATGGACATTGTGGTGACGCTGGCGTCGGTGATGCCGCAGGCGATGATCTGGGCATAAGGCGCCAGATCATTGTTGCAGTTAATGGCGACCCCGTGCATTGTGACCCCGTCCAGGACGCGGATGCCGATTGCTGCAATCTTCCGGTCCGGGCCTTTGCTGTCAGCGGTGATCCACACGCCGGCGCGTCCCTTGATGCGCTCGGCGTTGATGCCATAGTCAGCCATCACGGCGATCATGACCGCTTCGAGCCGCTCCACATAGTCGCGGATGCCTGACCGGTTCTTCAGCTTGAGAATCGGATACGCGATCAGCTGGCCGGGGCCATGCCAGGTCAGCTTGCCGCCACGGTCCACCGCCACGACGGGCGTGCCGTCCAACGGGCGTTCGTGCTCTTCTGTGAGCTTGCCGGCTGTATAGACGGCGGCATGTTCAAGGATGAGGACAGTGCTGGGCGCCTCGGCCGCGACGACCTTGCCGTGGATCCCGCGCTGCAGATCCCAGCCGCGCGTGTAGTCAACGAAATCCGGGGCGAGACCCACCTGTGAAAACTCAAGAGTCATGCCGTCCAGCTTAGACCCCGATCCGCGAGGGGTCCGGTTATAGTGTCGGACCTCTCATGCCCCCGGCGGATCCAGCGCGTGCCCGTGGCCTGTGGATAACTTCTGCGGGCATTCCCGGATTCCGCTAGACATGAGTCATGGAAGATTTCACTGCCCCGGTGGTTCCAGGATTCCTGGTGGGCCGCGTGTTGGGCCGCGGCGGAAGTTCAACGGTGTGGCTGGTCACTGAAGAAGGGTCCGGCCGCGAGTTTGCCCTGAAATGCCTTGGCGATGGGCGCAGCGGGGTGCCCGGTCCCGGCGAAGGCAGGGAGCCCGGGGCTGACGCCGAGGAGGCCATCCGCCGTGAAATCCGAATTCTTTCTGTCCTCGACCACCAGCACCTCATCAAGGCCCACGACGCACTGCGTCTTCACCGGCCGGCCGGTTCCGAGCTGACGGACGGAGGGACTATAGGGCTGCTGCTGGATTACGCGCCCGGCGGTTCCCTCGGAGATCTGGTTGGCACCAGGGCCAAGCTCACCATCGGGGAGACGGTCACTGTGCTCACCCCCATTGCCCAGGTGCTTGGCTACTTGCACGGCCAGGGGTTCACCCACGGTGACGTATCGCCCGGGAACGTCCTCTTTACAGGTCATGGCAAACCAATGCTGTCCGACGTCGGCATCGCCAGGATGGTGGGTGATGTTTCAGCAGTGCCGGACCATGGCACTCCGGGGTTTATGGATCCGGCACCTGTGGACGCCGTGAGAGCGGGGCTGCAGCCGGAACGCGACGTCTACTCGATGGCGGCGCTGGGGTGGTACTGCCTCACGGGCCAGCCGCCACGCCGCACTGCCGACCGCCCACCTCTCTCACTCCTGCTCCCTGACGTTCCAGCCGAGCTGGCCGCCGCCCTGGAGGCGGGCCTTAATGAGGATCGGCGGCTGCGGCCCACTGCTGTTGAGCTGGCGACGGCGGTTTACCGCAGTGCAGCGCCCCTGCCGGTGGACCTCGCCTCCTCGGTCCACGCCACGGTCATCCCGCAGCTGCTGACGCGGCGCCGCGTCCCGGAACGTCCCGGCGGCGCGGCAGGTCACCGTCTCGGAGCCTGGCGGCGCCGGATCTCGACGTCGCGCTGGTCCGGTCTGGTGGGGGCGCGGCAGGTCCTTCCGTTCCCGGCTGGGGAGGAAGCGGAGATGCCCCTGGTGCCCGCACCAAAGCTCCGCGCACCAGAAGCCAGCGCACCAGAGACCGGCAGCGAGGCCGCACCGGCACCGACGGTCGCCGGTGAGAAGCCGGCGCCGCGCGGCAGGCATGCCGTGGAACCCGGCTTGTACGATCACCAACCAAACCCCGGCCGGACGCGTCGGACGGTGGCGTCGCAGAAGAATCGGGGCACCGTCCTGCTGGCGGTGGGAACCGGTGCCATCGTGGCAGGCGCTATCTG
It contains:
- a CDS encoding helix-turn-helix transcriptional regulator, with product MENIEEKLGAVVRSLRQAAGMTQEQLAQALTGEGWAARQNTIAKLENGLRPTTVAELYVIARVFNVEARDIYALTDPPEVEDEDGAAKFALRQGLAMKRAQLKTDRSQIAALDAEMNYLRAAVMELERDIRDLEEQLGEHSEEA
- the lipA gene encoding lipoyl synthase is translated as MTLAPEGRKLLRVEQRNSAVPVERKPEWIKAKVQMGPEYVQLKNLVKKEGLHTVCEEAGCPNIFECWEDKEATFLIGGSECTRRCDFCQIDTGKPSPVDMFEPTKVARSVLAMQLRYATVTGVARDDLADEGVWLYAETVRKIHELNPGTGVELLIPDFSGKPEHIEAICDSKPEVFAHNVETVPRIFKRIRPAFRYDRSLDVITQGRNLGMVTKSNLILGMGETREEISEALRDLHEAGCDLITITQYLRPSERHLPVDRWVKPQEFVDLQDEAKEIGFLGVMSGPLVRSSYRAGRLWATAMRKKGWEIPAHLAHIESSGSTRQEASSLLAAHS
- a CDS encoding RDD family protein: MVDRNDIGSWLSGPDTSGISKYPGERLGLPESGSGSIARAGRRILAIVLDWGIALLISNFAFGGDSWATLAVFAAEQMLLVGTLGYSIGHRVAGIHVLRLGGGPAGPMAAVVRSLLLCLVIPAVIFDPDQRGLHDKAMNTILVRR
- a CDS encoding AAA family ATPase, whose product is MTYVDATAPDPLDGVFAADWLTKQILPAVEYVVPGVIPEGLTLLVAPPKIGKSWMVLGLGVAAATGDCAFGSIPVDRRPVLYLALEDGARRLQSRLRTIGVTTGPRGLFFMTDVPAGPIPTIATFLERNAEHKPLVILDTLGKVRGTYGGNDAYGNDYSQMSALKDLVDRHPGSSLIVVHHTNKGEKSDFLDSVSGTQGLAGAADSILLIQRDRQTESSTLHVTSRDAKEGQYSLNLTDGIWKLDGSSLREAAEAMRNRAATEGVGDDMAEIVTLVNKYPEGMKPKDVATLLHWEDGKVRLYLRRAYESGRIANPKRGLYTPVTTETSVTIPLEGPGESISSYGSYTAIREAS
- a CDS encoding DUF3817 domain-containing protein, producing the protein MTIPVRTLLIRAFRILAVAEGFSWAALLAGMYFKWIAKTTELGVEIAGPIHGALFVGYGIAALALWRLQRWPFVVALFAGLSAVFPFATVAFERWAGKRGYLTPRTAVPAAAKETAGV
- a CDS encoding helix-turn-helix domain-containing protein — translated: METVKAMKLLTLDEVAEMLRKSPAQIRWMRHNGTGPRCAKLGGRVMYREQDVIDWINTAFEEGAKSA
- the glnA gene encoding type I glutamate--ammonia ligase — protein: MFKTADEVLKFIKDEDIKFVDIRFTDLPGVQQHFNVPAKSVDADFFINGQLFDGSSIRGFQGIAESDMQLIPDVTTAFLDTFRMEKTLALNFSIVNPRTGDPYHRDPRGVAEKAEAYLASTGIADTAFFAPEAEFFVFDNVQYQSSPEGSFYKIDSEEAHWNTGREEEGGNLGYKTPIKGGYFPVSPTDKQADLRDAMCIALDEAGLEVERSHHEVGSAGQAEINYKFTTLTHAADDLQKFKYVVKNTADAWGKSVTFMPKPVFGDNGSGMHCHQSLWTNGEPLFYDEKGYAGLSDMARWYIGGLLKHSSAVLAFTNPTVNSYRRLVKGFEAPVNMVYSQGNRSAGIRIPITGSNPKAKRIEFRAPDPSSNPYLAFAAQLMAGIDGIRNRIEPPAPIDKDLYELPAEEAKDIPKAPGSLEEALDALAEDNEFLQAGGVFTQDLIDTWIEYKYEYEIRPLSLRPNPYEFELYYGV
- a CDS encoding DUF4191 domain-containing protein, which produces MANSPDSSNSTPAASDAPKRGLFSRKPKEAKVKKPSRLKQIGEVFNMTRRHDPMVPWLMLLVFLGVVAVSFLVGFWLDNWITGLLIGIPLGLLGATLILSRRAERAAFAQIENQPGASGAALGTLKRGWITEDQPVAVNPRTQDAVFRAVGRPGVVLVSEGPTVRVKPMLDAERKRLARILPNVTVHLIESGRGEGQVPISQVAKKMGKLKNELTKIEVNAVSKRISSLGNRLPIPKGIDPYKARPNRGR
- a CDS encoding site-specific integrase; its protein translation is MDPKTALTTVQEWSVIWLKGYENNRPSTVRQAKTHLKRINAAFGHRALKSVRPSEVKAWTAKLSDEGLADSTIYALHSRLGQLYSDAVHDGLLPKSPLSRRTAPKAGEQRPYVATTKQVWALHDAMPDGLQPAVLLAAFAGLRVAEAVALRVSDVDFMRGIIAPAIQYPGVELKTKESRTPIPIPQNLCLELSVNHTRWGSETLVTNAWGRAISPHRLEHYFREARATVKDLPEGFRFHDLRHYFASLLIAQGLDVKVVQKSLRHSSAKTTLDTYGHMWPDKEESARAAVAGVLRERLSLRTEQHG
- the lipB gene encoding lipoyl(octanoyl) transferase LipB, which produces MTLEFSQVGLAPDFVDYTRGWDLQRGIHGKVVAAEAPSTVLILEHAAVYTAGKLTEEHERPLDGTPVVAVDRGGKLTWHGPGQLIAYPILKLKNRSGIRDYVERLEAVMIAVMADYGINAERIKGRAGVWITADSKGPDRKIAAIGIRVLDGVTMHGVAINCNNDLAPYAQIIACGITDASVTTMSIETGRNIAPSDIADRFVEEFRKHEQALVSSPEGALL